One segment of Mycobacterium spongiae DNA contains the following:
- the argC gene encoding N-acetyl-gamma-glutamyl-phosphate reductase yields MAKQITVAVAGASGYAGGEILRLLLGHPAYADGRLTIGALTAATSAGSTLGEQHPHLLPLAPRILEPTEPAVLNGHDVVFLGLPHGYSAGLADQLGPDTVIIDCGADFRLTDAAAWERFYGSPHAGSWPYGLPELPGARERLRGAHRIAVPGCYPTAALLALLPAMAEDLIEPAVTVVAVSGASGAGRTAKADLLGSEVMGSARAYNIAGVHRHTPEIAQGLRAVTDRSVTVSFTPVLIPSSRGILATCTARTHAPLSQLRAAYEKAYGCEPFMYLMPEGQLPRTGAVIGSNAAHIAVAVDEDAETCVAIAAIDNLVKGTAGAAVQSMNLALGWPETEGLSVVGVAP; encoded by the coding sequence ATGGCCAAGCAGATCACGGTGGCGGTTGCGGGCGCCAGCGGTTACGCCGGTGGCGAGATCCTTCGCCTGCTTCTCGGGCACCCGGCCTATGCCGACGGCCGGCTGACGATCGGCGCGCTGACCGCGGCGACCAGTGCAGGCAGCACGTTGGGCGAGCAACATCCCCATCTGCTGCCGCTGGCTCCGCGGATCCTCGAACCCACTGAGCCCGCCGTGCTGAACGGTCACGACGTCGTCTTCCTTGGTCTGCCGCACGGGTATTCGGCCGGACTGGCCGATCAGCTCGGCCCGGACACGGTCATCATCGACTGCGGCGCCGACTTTCGGCTTACCGACGCCGCGGCCTGGGAGCGGTTCTACGGATCGCCGCATGCCGGGAGCTGGCCGTACGGGCTGCCGGAGTTGCCGGGTGCGCGGGAGCGGCTGCGCGGCGCACACCGCATCGCGGTTCCCGGCTGCTATCCGACTGCGGCGCTGCTGGCGCTGCTGCCCGCGATGGCCGAGGACCTCATCGAGCCGGCGGTCACTGTGGTGGCGGTCAGCGGCGCTTCTGGGGCCGGTCGGACGGCCAAGGCCGACTTGCTCGGCTCCGAGGTGATGGGGTCGGCCCGGGCGTACAACATCGCTGGTGTCCACCGGCACACCCCGGAGATCGCGCAGGGCCTACGGGCCGTCACCGACCGTTCGGTCACCGTGTCCTTCACCCCGGTCCTCATCCCGAGCTCGCGCGGCATCCTGGCCACGTGCACCGCGCGTACCCACGCGCCCCTATCGCAGCTACGGGCGGCCTACGAAAAGGCATATGGTTGCGAGCCGTTCATGTACCTGATGCCGGAGGGGCAGCTGCCCCGCACCGGCGCGGTGATTGGGAGTAACGCGGCGCACATCGCCGTCGCCGTGGACGAGGACGCCGAGACTTGCGTGGCCATCGCCGCGATCGACAACCTCGTCAAGGGCACCGCCGGGGCCGCCGTGCAGTCGATGAACCTGGCGCTGGGCTGGCCGGAGACCGAAGGGCTTTCGGTGGTCGGGGTGGCGCCATGA